CCGCCAAGACATCACCGATATGAAAAACGCGCGCCAAACGATTCTCGATCAACAGGCGAAGTTGGTCGCGTCCTCTAAACTCGTGGCGCTGGGGGAACTTGCCGCCTGCCTCACACACGAAATCAATAATCCTTTGGGCGTAATCTTGGGCCGTTGCGAGATGTTGCGGCGGTCGATCGATCGGGGGCAGGTTTCGCCGGAAGAATTGCTGAAGATGGCCGAGTCCATTGAAACCACCGGTTACCGCATCGAAAAGGTCGTGCGCTCCATGCGCTCACTCGCCCGCGGCGAGGACTCCGAGGCTTTGAGCGACATTTCGATTCCGCTCATCGTCGAGCAGACGCTCGATCTGACTCGCCAACGTTTCATCGATCACGGCATCCGCTTCGAACAAGAGGTCATTTTTGCCGGTCGGGTTCGTTGCCGTTTGACGCAAACCCTGCAGATCCTCGTGAATCTTTTGAACAACTCGCATGACTCGGTCTACGAGGCCGAAGATCCCGCCCAGCGCTGGGTCAAGTTACGGGTCACCGAATCGGCTGGCACCGTCTCGTTCGCCGTTGAGGACGGTGGGCTCGGGGTTTCCGCCGAGTTGGTGGCGCGGCTGTTCACGCCTTTCTTCACGACGAAAGACATCCAGATCGGAACGGGAATGGGACTTTCCATTTCGCAAAGTCTGGCGCACCGGCAAGAGGGGGAACTCGTGCTGGAGTCGCGCGCGAATCCCACGCGGTTCGTGCTTCGGCTGGCCACGGGCGGTTCTGTCTAATGTTGGAAAAGGTCAAAGACCGCGGAACGCTGTACGCGACCGTCGCGGCGACCCTCTGTTGCGTGATGGTGACGGCGCAAGAGGCCTTCATTATTCCCGAAAGCGAACTGCTGGTGGCGACCGTCGGGCGGATGATCCCGATGTTGGTCTTTTTCTATGCGGGAGTACGGGCGGCCTACCGTCCCGACCTTGAGCGCTACAGCGCACTTTTCGCGATCGCGATGTACGTCTGGAGTTTTCAAGGCGAGTTCTACCGCCCGAACTACGCTTACGCGATCATCCAATTCCAGGTCGTGCACGCTCTGTTCTTTCGGATGAAGTTGCGGAATTTCTTTTTGATCCACGGGCTGATGACGTGCGCGTTCATCGGTTGGATGTACTACAACTGGGATGTGAACTCGCGGCGGATCGCCGACAATCCGGTCTTCGAGGACTACCTGGTCATCTTGATCATCTCGACCGTTCTGTCTTCGTTGATCTACATGAATTTGAATCGGCGCAAAAAAGAGCGCGAAGAAACGCTTTCGCATTTCGCGCTCGTGGGGAAACAGACGGCGGCGCTATTGCACGATTTTAAAAATCTCGCGGCATCGCCCAAACTCTACGCCGACGCACTTTTGGCGCGTTCCGATCGCGTCGACCCCGAAACCTTGGACCTTCTGCGCAACCTGCAGGGCGATCTCGAGCGCATGAATCGGATGGTGAAAGAGCTGCACCAATCCACCAAACAGCCCGTCGAATCCGCGGTCGCCCCGGTGGAGCTGCGCCGGGCCGTTCAAGATGCCATCGAAGTCATGAATATGCGTACGCGCGGGATCGACTTTCGCGTGGAAGGGCGCTCGAAGCTTTTGGTGAATGGCCGTTCGCTGCAAACCATTCTGCTGAATTTGATTTACAACTCCATCGAAAATTTCCAGCGTCGGGATACGCCCGGCGCGACGCTCTGGATTCGGCTCGACGACCATTCGCTCGTTTTCGAAGACAACGGCGGGGGTTTGCCGGCGGACACCTTGCGCGGTTTCAATAGCGGCGGTCAGAACCTCGGGGACGGGATGGGGCTTTTCCTGATTCGTGATACGGCCCAGGCGATGGACATCGAGATCCACGCCGAGAACTCCGCCGCGGGCGCGCGCTTCACGCTGCGGTTTAGTTAGTAGGAGGACGTTTGCAAGATTTGGCAGTCTATTTTTTGCGTCATAATTTAGGAGTCTATCGAAATCGAAGCGGTCTGCCTAAAGACTTTCTGCCCGACGAAACTATGAATCTCTTGACGGAGATCTGGGATGCGGATGTCGCGGTCCTCGATTACAAAGAGCTCCCCCTTGATCGTGCTTACGATCCCGAGGCATATCGCGAACACGGTGGGCACAAAGCGATCGGGATCTTGAACGAGTTACTTCGAAACGGCGGCTATGTCGCCATCGTCTCGCACCGTAGCCACCCGAATTACATGAAAATTGGACGCGTTTTCCCGGTATCGACTTCATTGCCGCTTCGGAAGTTCGAGGTCACGGGCGAATACCTCTACAAGGCGGTTCCGCTTATTGATGTGAGGACTCTTTCGATTCAAGAAAACCTAGGGCTCTTCAGCCAGATTCCCAGACAGGCGGCTTTCAGTCGATGGCCCTCTGCCGCCGCGGCCGTGAATCGTTTTATGCGCGACGAATCTCCCGACCCCGATGTCGTCACTTCGCTTCACGCCTCGCAGCTGGAGGTTCTTTGCTACGAATACTTGCGCGCGAACGAGGGTGTCTTGGAACTGCTCATGCCCATCGGTCGTTCTATGCAGAGTGTCGACATCGTCGCGCGTGACGGTCAAGGGGGAAAAGTTTGGGCGCAGGTCACCTTTCATCATGGCTTTAATCGGGGCAAGTTCACCGCGCTGAGGGCGGGGATCGAGGGTGGCCGAAATCGTCTTTTCTACTTTGGCGCAGGGGACGATCCCGGAGGTCATCCGGGAATCGAGTGGGTTAAGATTGAAGAGGTTTTTAGTTGGGCGAAGGCTCATCGTTCCGGCTATGTGAATGATCTGCTTGCGTTGAGCTAGTTCACGCGGCCTAAGGGCGCTCCACTGGTCCACTGGGTCGCGCCTAAGGGCGCTCCACTTTTCTCCCGGCGTGGTAGACGGCGTCGATGGAGCGGGTGTGGAGGATGTTTTGGGCCGGGTCCTTCGTCAGTACGATGAAGTCGGCGCGGCGGCCCGGGCGTAGGGCGCCGCGGTCTTCCAGGCCCAGGAGTTGAGCGGCGTTGAAGGTGGCCGTGCGAATCGCCTCCAGCGGAGTGAGCCCCGCTTGCACCAAGAGCTCAAGTTCGCGGTGCTCTGCCCAGCCCGGAATGCGCCACGGATTCGCGCCCGAGTCCGTGCCGAAGCCGACAAGAACTCCCGCCTTGAAAAGCTTCACGGTATTTTTCTGATTCTGCTTCACGGCCCGTCTGCGGGTTTCGGTCGTGGGATTTTTGATCAAGGCCTTCATTTGTCCCGCATCCTTCAGGGCTTCGGCCAAAGGCGCGCTCAGGGCCTGAATGAAGAACGGGTCCGCCATCCATTCGGGATGTTCGGCGTAGGTGTAAAACGATTCGTCGACCCCCAATGTCGGGACGTAGGCGATGTTTTTCTCTTTCATCAAAGCGATGAGGCCCGCGTCGGCGTCGCCTTCGCGGATCCCGTGAGCCAGGATGTCCACGCCCGCACGCGCGAGCGCCGTCGCGTCCGCCGCGGTATAGACGTGCGCGGCCACGCGGATTTTCTGGGTATGCGCTTCGTCGATGATCGCGCGGTAGATTCCGCCCGGCATTTTCGGCAGCGTCCCCAGGAAATCGTCGACCCAGATTTTGATCAAGTCCGCGCCGCGCTCTTTCATGGTGCGCACGCGATCGCGCGCGGTCTGCGCGTTGGTGACTCGGGCGACGGCCGGGCCGTTGAAGTCTTTCGGTAGCGGCGGGGCGCCGTTCCCGTAGCCGATCCCGCGATCGGCGCCGAAAAGATCCGCGCCGGCCTCGCGGCCCTCGCGCAGATCCTTGCGGATTTCGTAGAACAGATCCGTGTTCACGCCGAGCGCGGTGGTCGTGGTCACGCCGTAATGCGTGTACTGGCGAAGCTCATTCAAAATGTTGGCGCGGTTGTAGTTCGCGACGCTGACTTTCATGCCCTCGACCGCGCCGATGTGGTTGTGATTCGAAATCAATCCCGGCATGACGGTTTTCCCGCCCAGATCGACGACGACCGCGTCGGTGGGAACTTGTATGCGCCCAACGGGGCCGACGGCCTGGATGCGTCCGTTTTCGACGACCATGACCGCGTTCGCGATGGGCGTATCGCCCGCGCCGTCAATCAAACGAAATCCGGTGTAAGCCGTTTTGATATTCGGATTTTGGGTTTGCGTGCTTTTGGATTTACAGCCGCCAAGCAGGGGCAATGCGATCATGGCGATCAGGGGGACGACGAAGCGCTTCACGGGGACCTCCTTGTCGGCGTGACACGAATCTCATCCTAAAAAACCACCGGGAAGGGGTCAAAGTTTCATTGCGGCCTTGAGCACTTGAGCCCGAGATCGCTTTCCGCTACAGGGCGGACATCACTTTTTGAGGAGAAATCCATGCGGAAACTGGCTCTGAACGTCTTTGCGATGACGATTCTGTCGACGATCTTGTCCCCCTCGATGGCCCAGGCGCGTGACCTGCAGCGCGTCTCGTGTACGGGTTGGGTGAGTTTCGAGACCGGCACCATGGAAGGGCGAATGACCGTCACGGCCGAGCGTCGTCAGAACGGCGAATGGACCGTGAACGATCATATCGCCGCCGGAAAAGATCGGTCGTTGGATTCAAATTCCCTGAGCCTGGATACTTACGGCGGCTGGTTTAACTGCAAGGGCGCGACCTTCGAGTACGATGTCCTGCGCCGGACGCTGAATTTCCGCTACAAATACGACTCGGGAATTTTAGGCGGCGGCTGCCAGAAGACCCGCGGCGAATTCACCGACTGCGTGCACGAGTAAGCGGTTCGCGTTGAGGGACGGCAGCGGATATCGCTGTCGTTCATGATCGCGATTGCGCGCAGCGAGCCGTCTTCTTTCAAAAAGACACCGTTCGTGTTTCCCCCGTCGCAGTTGTCTTCGACGCTGCGGTAGTAGCGGTAGATCTCTCCATCACGGTTGTCCGTCACGGTCGCCGTACGCCACGCCCCACGGCAGCCCGCATGCCGGAAATCGCGAAAGAAATCCTCGTTCGCCCAGTAAAGATCGTGCGTGATGCGCGCGGTTTTCTCTGGGCCGACGCTGAACTCGGTCGAGTTTTTCAGCGCGTACAGATCCCAGCCGTCAAAAGCGCAGGGAGTTTGGGCGAAAGCGGTCGAGACCATCAGCGGTAACAGCAGCGGAAAAAGAAAACGCATGGAAGACCTCCGGCCCGTGAAATATCACGGGCCACGGCCGGGGCAAAGTCCGGAACGGGGTGGTCTATTTAGTTGCGCGGGAGACATATCGGGCGAGGGCGCGCCGGGCGGCTTCGCGCACGGCTTTTCGCTCATCCGCGCGGGCGAGCTTTTCCAATGTCGCGCGCGCCCGGGCAATTTGCCACTCGCCGCAGATTTCGGCGGCCCTTTGACGGACGTACCATTGTTCATCCGCGAGGGATTTTTGAACGGCGGGGCCGACCTTCGTGTCGCCGAAGGCCTGCAAGGTCTGTAGGGCATTGACGCGGACGCCGCCGCTTTCATCTTGCAGGAGTTTCGCCACCGGTTTCGCGGCCCCTTTCGCTTTCAGACGCGCGAGTCCCCGTAGCGCGTGCAGGCGCACGGTCATACGTTCGTTCTTCAAGGCTTGAATCAAAAGCGGGATGGCTCGCCGATCACCCAGTTCTCCCAACGCTTGGAGCGACCACTTCCGCACGCGCGGCCGTGACGGATCTTGCGCGGCTTCCAGCAAAGCGGGGACGACACGACGGCCCCGGGCTATCAGTTCACCGATGACGGTTTCGGCTTTGCGGTCACTGGGGGTGTCCAGGCGGTCGATCAGTTTTTGCGTGGTCAATTTCATGCTCACTCCCGAAAGAAGGCGGCCAAACGCAGCTCCAGCGTGGGGCTCAGTCCCATCGTCATCCATTCGACGCGGTTGTCGGAATCCAGAAGAACGATGGT
Above is a genomic segment from Pseudobdellovibrionaceae bacterium containing:
- a CDS encoding PAS domain S-box protein, with translation MIQNGGNDGSVSVLLKELSDQKYALDQAAIVAATDRRGIITYVNDKFCEISEYTRSELLGKSHKVVNSGFHGPEFFKELWGKIGHGQVWRGEICNRKKSGALYWVATTIVPFNDDEGKPYQYLSIRQDITDMKNARQTILDQQAKLVASSKLVALGELAACLTHEINNPLGVILGRCEMLRRSIDRGQVSPEELLKMAESIETTGYRIEKVVRSMRSLARGEDSEALSDISIPLIVEQTLDLTRQRFIDHGIRFEQEVIFAGRVRCRLTQTLQILVNLLNNSHDSVYEAEDPAQRWVKLRVTESAGTVSFAVEDGGLGVSAELVARLFTPFFTTKDIQIGTGMGLSISQSLAHRQEGELVLESRANPTRFVLRLATGGSV
- a CDS encoding HEAT repeat domain-containing protein; protein product: MKLTTQKLIDRLDTPSDRKAETVIGELIARGRRVVPALLEAAQDPSRPRVRKWSLQALGELGDRRAIPLLIQALKNERMTVRLHALRGLARLKAKGAAKPVAKLLQDESGGVRVNALQTLQAFGDTKVGPAVQKSLADEQWYVRQRAAEICGEWQIARARATLEKLARADERKAVREAARRALARYVSRATK
- a CDS encoding amidohydrolase family protein, whose protein sequence is MKRFVVPLIAMIALPLLGGCKSKSTQTQNPNIKTAYTGFRLIDGAGDTPIANAVMVVENGRIQAVGPVGRIQVPTDAVVVDLGGKTVMPGLISNHNHIGAVEGMKVSVANYNRANILNELRQYTHYGVTTTTALGVNTDLFYEIRKDLREGREAGADLFGADRGIGYGNGAPPLPKDFNGPAVARVTNAQTARDRVRTMKERGADLIKIWVDDFLGTLPKMPGGIYRAIIDEAHTQKIRVAAHVYTAADATALARAGVDILAHGIREGDADAGLIALMKEKNIAYVPTLGVDESFYTYAEHPEWMADPFFIQALSAPLAEALKDAGQMKALIKNPTTETRRRAVKQNQKNTVKLFKAGVLVGFGTDSGANPWRIPGWAEHRELELLVQAGLTPLEAIRTATFNAAQLLGLEDRGALRPGRRADFIVLTKDPAQNILHTRSIDAVYHAGRKVERP
- a CDS encoding HAMP domain-containing histidine kinase, yielding MLEKVKDRGTLYATVAATLCCVMVTAQEAFIIPESELLVATVGRMIPMLVFFYAGVRAAYRPDLERYSALFAIAMYVWSFQGEFYRPNYAYAIIQFQVVHALFFRMKLRNFFLIHGLMTCAFIGWMYYNWDVNSRRIADNPVFEDYLVILIISTVLSSLIYMNLNRRKKEREETLSHFALVGKQTAALLHDFKNLAASPKLYADALLARSDRVDPETLDLLRNLQGDLERMNRMVKELHQSTKQPVESAVAPVELRRAVQDAIEVMNMRTRGIDFRVEGRSKLLVNGRSLQTILLNLIYNSIENFQRRDTPGATLWIRLDDHSLVFEDNGGGLPADTLRGFNSGGQNLGDGMGLFLIRDTAQAMDIEIHAENSAAGARFTLRFS